Part of the Pieris brassicae chromosome 5, ilPieBrab1.1, whole genome shotgun sequence genome is shown below.
tttaacaagaatgaaaataaatgataagtaAAAGGcaaaaaagaaatttcaaCGTCTGGCAAACTTCACACTCGTACAACTTGGTGAAATAActactatttataaaactataacattatatagttatttttaagggGTAAAcccaacaatttttttaataatcctCGTAGATCTTACGTTAAGATAtctatcattaaatatttagcaaAAGTGAAACAGTTTTCATATTTAGAGATGTTTTACATGAACAAAATACATTGGAAACACATGTGAAGGGCTAGTCGAACTTCCACTATTTAGTCTGTGGACGGCTACATATTCTATAGAACACTATGGGAACATTATCGCCAAAAAGTATAGTTTATACATAAAGGTATATCACAAAcgcttttaaaaacaatttttgataatttttcggTTAagccatttattatatatttgtaaagtcATTTTTAGTTCTTGttcgtatataaaaaaatcatagtaATATTACCATTAACAGCTAATGAAAGTAATAGAGTTGTTGTaaatactaaaactaaatgGTTGAAAATTTGTAAAGAAATTCTTTAATAGACTGAATTGACTGACATTTACCAAACATACtcctttatattttgtttcctATAAACTGTTGTTGTTggcattaaaatgtttataaattcacATTTTAATCCCAAAGATCTCAGTTTAGCGATGACCTAGATTTTacctcaaataaaattaataactatcCTAATGTATAGACACTTATTCGAGTTGCTGTTTGAACTTAATTTGAGAATTGAGTatgttgtaattattataatagctaGAATTACAACCGAAAAATCTTCAGAACATGCTAATGCAGGGACAGTAATATCTCAATGCTATATTTTACTATGTCACACATTCCTTACAGCGTTTTCAGTcagatatttaaaagtatattttgaaCAACTCTTCTAGTTAGCGGCATTCCTTAACATTAGCTAAGGCAGTCCACACATAATTCGAGTTTCTTAGAATGACAATTATGTTTCCCTAAAAACCTGTATTCCTAAATGAATTGAAATGCAATCCTGTTCTAAATGTTCTGTATGACCTACAACAGATTTTAAAGCAATATTAAAACTGAACCTTAACTTTTCATTAATCAAtcttttaaaatcgatttttttacaCTTCAAGCAATGTAAACAAGCAAGTTAGTTAAGATAGGTTTACTTTTGAATGGAATCACTTCCTTTCATAAACTCACAATATTACTTAATACAGTACTAATAGAGATCTTAGTAGCAGTGgatatactattataatttgtctaaaatattattagcctAGACTATCTTTGCCACTTTAAGtagatatttataacaaataccACAAATACTGATGTCATTGAAAATACTCATTAAAGTTTGTCCgatctttatattaaaatttaactaatattcttgggatttaataaaacagaaatatgatttttataattcaggaatttactgttaattttaatattgtatattaggGTTTAAATATCagaatataatgtatgttgAAGTCAATTGTTTGCAAAAGGGATAAGGTTACTGTTAGTGTTTAACAACGAACTTAACCAAACCGTTTAAAAAGCAAAATTGTACCTAAAATACACACTGGTTTTGACTATTTAATGATCATGATAATAaagtcaataatttaaatagtggTAATTTTATGAGTCTTTCAAATATTCCAAACGGTTACAGTGACATAAGGCTGTACATGAACCACCCTACCAAGTATCAAAATTATTCTAGGCCACTTGTCCCACTACATTATATCAAACcttatataattgtaacaaacaaacttaacagctaaatttaataataaattatcctTAGCAGTTCATTTGAGACTCCTGAAGCAAATCtgaaagtaaattataataagccTTAAAACTACTTCTTTTATGAGAATTTGAATTATACttcataaaatatgtacaGATAAAAACCTATGACTTCTATACCGGTGGTATATAAATGTTCACGAATCGTGTTCACCAACCGGAACAGATAACTGTTACGCAGGAAATAAAACCCAAGACTAGACTGTAGAACGCTACATACGACATCATACTAGTAGAATAGTATACAACAACCTTCTACACAATTCACTAGTTATCGCCACCTATCATAAGGCGTCTAATAATGTTTCCCAAAAATCATGTATTACTTTTCAAAATACACTTACACAGGTCAAAGCGCAAGCCATGGATGGTGACGCAGCGATTCTTTGGAACGATCGCCGTAGTCATAAGTCAGTTCTTCTCCAGGGGAGATGTCTTGAGCGGCCAACAACACGAGCCGAGGACCATCGACCCATACAGCTTTGGTTGATAGATTGCCGTTACGAGAATGGTTCACTAGACGACCGAGACGCCCTGACTCACGTGTAGCGTCAATACTGAAAGAGGATGTTGTGTATATAGGATAATGTCGGTATTATATATCGTtcgtaatacaaaattacgATTTGAGATAGGATAGGAAACTTgttaatttgattgttatctatttgctatatatttttgcaattGCGCAAGGTACTATAAATCGTATTCGTAATAACAATGAGGATCTCGGTATTTTGTATGCTAGtatggaatttaaaaaagatatatattttggtCACCTACAATTTATAACTTGATCAGTGCCATTTTGAATCACTTTACCTCTTATTTAATGGATCCTATTCcaatttataagttctaacagcgtttatatatatatatacactataCATAACACCAACATTCTTGATTTAATTGACTTTACATTTTCATAAACTACTCTTACTTATACTTTAAAttgagataaaaaaatataattatgggATGAAACCTtaatcaaaaaacaaaaaaaatgcataCCAATACTGTTGATCTTGCagtctaaaataatacatgtaGCAGCCAGCGTTTGGATCCTGAGCATACATGTATTCACGGTCCCTTGCCTCAGCAACACCAACAAGTTCACCTACATATTCCACTACATATTGGCCTCGGTGAAAAGGCTTGGTTGCAATAACACCACGGCCTTTACCATCAAAGAAGGCGATCTGTTATCAAAACATAATTTCCTAGTTGCATATAACCTCCCAAAACAAGATTCTAATATCAAAagaatgtaatgtaaataaattatattttctttaaattaaagtaaataatgaagagctactataaaaaaatgaaaatcaaatttattaatctaaagaaatattgtgttgaatatacaaattcatagttaaataaaatttaacttgtGTTCAGGAATCTTGACTTTACTATATAGGCATACAGACACAGGTTAATGACcttatgtttagttttattttggcAAGGCaagttacaaaaaattaagtaatagtTACAGAAACAGttgctttttaatatatactgaTACAAACAGTGCTTTGTTGTATGGGAGAGAAGCCTCTTAATAACccagataaaataaaattgttttaatattcatcATTTCCATCAGGGTCACATATCAAAATACACAAACAACAacttaacaaatacaaaaaaacttgttCCAGTTGACCGTATCCAATGGTCAGTGCACTTATAAATGAGGggttatatttgaatttgaatttggcaTTTActagtatgtatatatttaaaagagcTGAATATATTGACAGGATCACAGAGAAAACACAAAAATTCAAGTAAAAGAAATATGAAACATGTTTTTTAGTAGTTTTCCTGATATATAAGCTAAAAATGCTACTAAATATAGTCTAgtaatatcatataataatgCCCTGTCTAGAAATTTATTCTAGTATTACCTTTAATCCATCTTCTTTTTGTTCTCTTATAGCCCTCTCTAAGTCCCTCATCTTTTCAGCCATTACACATTTTGAAGTTTTTCTTACACTCCGACGCACTGGAAAGTACTCAGTTAGCTTATGATTACTGATAACAGACTTGGCTTCAGTTGCTTTTGGTTTTTCATCAATTTCTGTCTTTAATTTTTCAAGTGGTGGTGAGGGAACATGTTCTATTTTAGGACTTTTGATCTCCTCTTTGAAGTATTCTGTTAGTTTATGACTTTCAGCCAATCGCGCAGCTGCACGGGATGCTCTGGACCTCACTATATTTCCATTAGTCATGTTACTTATACCATTACTGGTTTTTAAaggttttgatttaatttctttCTTAATTGGTGGTTCAGAGGTTTGTTCTTTGTTCTCAGTCTTTGTGGGTGTTGCCGCCACAATTCTGCAGTcaacataattttgtttaaatacataataatatagttaaataacaaaaatacaaaatcattttgttaacatagtgTACCTTCGTTTTCTGTAGGTTCTTTTcggtttttgatttttttcttcacaGAGCTCAATTCGATGAGGAGTTTTCACACTCTCTTGACCTGACATTGGGCTAGTTactgaaaaataatgattataaaggactattatatattaattattatttaaataaagatatacgAAGTTGCTACTCTTTTGCATTatactaaaaacaaatatatccGTTTTGGagtattaattacaaataaaatatatatttttttaaaactaacccTACTTTATTTCATAGCCCTATTTAAATAGGAACAAAGGATATAGCATTTTAGATAATGCTGTCAGGACCGTCCTATTTATATTCTTCGACTTTACTAACCTCGAACCATTTCCACCTTAGATTAATAATCACTAATTCACTAACGCGGAAAAGCATCGAGAAGATGAATTTTACGACAAAAACAAACTGCTTCAAAACTCAGTCAGACAAATTACAACTGTTTTGTAATAGACCTTGTCAACTACCCTTTCATGTTTCAACAAACcccgattatttaaataatgttcataaatacttattagaaacaaaactaattctagttatacataaattaaataatcgaGGATAACAAAATTTGCTATGGTCTATTCAAActcatcaaaattattaaaatcaagaCATTTTATCACCGCTTCCTTAAAGCTAGAGTCTAAACGTCAAATTATTGTCTACAGTCATTCCACAGATATACGAATATAAAAATGCAGCTGAAAAGGCTAACGCGCTAAACAATAGAGGAAATGTGAAGGTATTATGAATGTTTGTTAAAACATAAGTACATTTttcttaaaggtctcgttaccaggccatataattatttaaaaaaaaaaacataagtacATTTATAGTCTATTTgattctaaaatttatttagtgttcgtgtttcttaatttttaattatctggACATTTCTCAACGCCTTATgcataatatttgaataaggacatatttactttaatgaaAAGTGGGCTATCCACTTGCTCTCAGTGGGTTTTGGAGGTGGAGCAGAAATTTTTATACTTCAACGGTGAGTAGACCGCCTAATTTGCCTTCCAAGCcgaaactatttttatgttgGAAAATAAAGGAGCAATATACTGCGTCGTTTTTTACCGCGGTTCACAtgcttttttcttattaagaGAATAAAATAGACGGAATCTTCTAGAACAAGATCTAAAGCATATAAAACTCAATGACTAAAATGTAAACTAAACTTAAACACGATTAATTAAGCTAATAATTTAGATTATACCACTGCTCGAAAATCACCGCTGGATATTTTATTGTCATCGATAATGTCGACAATGGTGATCCTGGCtcaaaaaaaacaacttacgtaaaataaaaacaggttaaatattgttttatttcctttttatgtatttgtatggctttagaaaataaaggaTCAACATATTCTTTCCTTTGTGTTTTTAGTGCGATTGCTGTGCTTTAGACTTTGATATTCTTAGATTTCATTATAAAAGATACCACTATTTACTCGGTAGTATTAGATGTTCTGTGGTTGTTTTTGGGCTTTTGGCTGTGACACTCAGTTTTGCTTATTATGGTATTACAGGAATAATAGTAACTtagattttgaaataaaacgtCTACgacaatattcaaatatacttaaaacaataattatataaatgtcacCAATAAATACTAGTatccatattttatattacacactgtataaaaaaatttcttcaaaaaacaaaataatttaggaCTATCTATTCATATTATGTCTTTAGTTAGTACTTGACAATTTTTAACGAAGAGTTATAAACTATGGctaagaaaacaattaaatcatGTTACATTTGGGATGAGCGCCTAATGGCAGAATGTGATCGTTTACCGGCTGTCGCTGAAAGAGTAATATTTAGTTCACTAAAATAAGGTTTAGCAGACACGATCTTGTTTCAgcttaaaaattgcattatttgatttaatttttaggcTTCCAGAGTACAAAGTTTGATTGTTAGTTATagtcttataaataaattgcaagTTGTACATTCCACACCAGCGTTATATGAAGACCTAAAGCTATTTCATTCCGAAATTTATTTAGAGCATTTGAAGACACTGCAAAAAGTTGATGACGACTAtgtgattaaaattaatgatgaAGAATTTGGTATAGGtaagaataatttatgtaaaccTGAATATTTGTTAGTAATGAGAAGAAAATAATTGTTCACAATTTAAATAAGgttttgattataaatacttttttttaattatgcatTATTTAGATACTTTCTCAATCCTTTTGTGAAATTATTCATTtgcatgtaaaataaatttacaagtGTAAAACAAGTAATGATTACTaactcaattttatttaattgttgtgATTTCCAGGATATGATTGCCAACCAGTATCAGATATGTATCAACTGGTGTCAGTAATAGCTGGTGGTTCAGTGGCT
Proteins encoded:
- the LOC123709244 gene encoding histone-lysine N-methyltransferase PR-Set7, whose translation is MVRVTSPMSGQESVKTPHRIELCEEKNQKPKRTYRKRRIVAATPTKTENKEQTSEPPIKKEIKSKPLKTSNGISNMTNGNIVRSRASRAAARLAESHKLTEYFKEEIKSPKIEHVPSPPLEKLKTEIDEKPKATEAKSVISNHKLTEYFPVRRSVRKTSKCVMAEKMRDLERAIREQKEDGLKIAFFDGKGRGVIATKPFHRGQYVVEYVGELVGVAEARDREYMYAQDPNAGCYMYYFRLQDQQYCIDATRESGRLGRLVNHSRNGNLSTKAVWVDGPRLVLLAAQDISPGEELTYDYGDRSKESLRHHPWLAL